From the genome of Gemmatimonas phototrophica, one region includes:
- the recF gene encoding DNA replication/repair protein RecF (All proteins in this family for which functions are known are DNA-binding proteins that assist the filamentation of RecA onto DNA for the initiation of recombination or recombinational repair.), whose protein sequence is MLVHLAAREYRNFSSLDVAVPANGLVIIGENGHGKTNLLEAAAYLALLRSFRGARDVDVIRFGAPAFHVRATLAPPASWHTVSVGYERATKKKRATLDGVEQPRLTSALGALPSVEFSPADVALVTGGPADRRRYLDVMLALSSPSYLQALQQYRAALLRRNAALRLAQRDGGRGQEHEARVSIWEPAMAEHGGVVAAARHAFVQQQAERYRQLCAAIGERQDAHMRYTTVGGDNNAGSAVNAAAQRDALERALTQQRPTELHRGVTLVGPIGMSCSCTSAGAICARSVRRDSSAAPRSRCACWNCPHYASPSGTLHCCCWTIRLPSLIWGAPGACWRCWKTPAHRRCCWPFRAKKTFPRHLPALNGAACATAPCCEGDAMSDHKRTPSKLGDVLASVLKNAGLTDRVAQASVIPEWPGLVGPQIADVTDPLLLQQDGTLVVMVKTHAWMQELTFLEPELLKSLNRDTSRPPILKLRWMLRR, encoded by the coding sequence GTGCTCGTTCATCTCGCCGCACGCGAGTATCGCAATTTCAGCAGCCTCGACGTGGCCGTGCCCGCCAATGGGTTGGTGATCATTGGTGAGAACGGCCACGGCAAGACCAATCTGCTTGAGGCGGCGGCGTATCTGGCGCTGCTGCGTTCGTTCCGCGGTGCGCGTGATGTAGACGTGATTCGCTTCGGCGCTCCGGCGTTTCATGTGCGTGCCACGCTGGCCCCACCGGCCTCGTGGCACACCGTGAGCGTAGGCTACGAGCGCGCCACCAAGAAGAAGCGCGCCACACTCGACGGGGTGGAACAACCACGACTGACGAGCGCCCTGGGAGCGTTGCCCTCGGTAGAGTTTTCGCCGGCCGATGTGGCGCTCGTGACCGGCGGCCCGGCGGATCGACGGCGCTATCTGGATGTCATGCTGGCGCTCTCGTCGCCGTCGTATCTGCAGGCGTTACAGCAGTACCGCGCCGCCCTGTTGCGGCGCAACGCCGCGTTGCGACTCGCCCAGCGCGATGGCGGGCGTGGGCAAGAGCACGAGGCCCGCGTGAGCATCTGGGAGCCAGCCATGGCCGAGCACGGGGGAGTGGTGGCTGCGGCGCGGCATGCGTTCGTGCAACAACAGGCCGAACGATATCGCCAGCTGTGCGCCGCCATCGGCGAACGGCAGGACGCGCACATGCGGTACACCACTGTTGGCGGAGACAACAACGCCGGCAGCGCCGTGAATGCTGCCGCGCAGCGGGACGCGCTGGAGCGCGCATTGACGCAGCAGCGCCCCACCGAACTGCACCGAGGCGTCACACTGGTGGGCCCCATCGGGATGAGCTGCAGTTGCACCTCGGCGGGCGCGATCTGCGCACGTTCGGTTCGGCGGGACAGCAGCGCAGCGCCGCGATCGCGCTGCGCCTGCTGGAACTGTCCACACTACGCATCGCCATCGGGTACGCTCCACTGTTGCTGCTGGACGATCCGTTTGCCGAGCTTGATTTGGGGCGCGCCGGGCGCGTGCTGGCGCTGCTGGAAGACGCCGGCGCATCGCAGGTGCTGTTGGCCGTTCCGCGCGAAGAAGACATTCCCGAGGCATTTACCCGCCTTGAACGGCGCAGCATGCGCGACGGCGCCCTGTTGTGAGGGGGATGCGATGAGCGACCACAAGCGAACCCCGTCCAAATTGGGGGACGTATTGGCCTCCGTGCTGAAGAATGCCGGGCTGACCGATCGCGTGGCCCAGGCCTCCGTGATTCCGGAGTGGCCGGGGCTGGTGGGCCCGCAGATTGCGGACGTCACCGACCCCTTGCTGCTGCAGCAGGACGGGACGCTGGTGGTGATGGTGAAGACGCATGCGTGGATGCAGGAGCTCACATTTTTGGAGCCGGAACTGCTGAAGTCGCTGAACCGGGATACGTCGCGTCCGCCAATCCTCAAGCTGCGGTGGATGCTGCGGCGCTGA
- the gyrB gene encoding DNA topoisomerase (ATP-hydrolyzing) subunit B gives MANSSAESDNEYGAGQITVLKGLEAVRKRPGMYIGSTSARGLHHLVYEVVDNSIDEALAGFADRVVVTIHPDDSISVEDNGRGIPVDMHPVEKMPGVELAMTVLHAGGKFDKDTYKVSGGLHGVGVSVVNALSTQLKVWIKRDGKEHYMDFERGITQTKLKVMRQVGAKETGTRVWFKPDGEIFQETLRYDWTTLASRLRELAFLNKGIQITLRDEREDELKDGQPREEIFFARGGLREFVTYLIGNKKPLHPDVVYIDTTREDIGIEMALQYNDSYAENVFSFVNNINTHEGGTHLTGFKSALTSVINKYIQDKSNLNKKDKETRLSGDDVREGLTAVLSVKVLEPQFEGQTKTKLGNSEAEGAVRSVMNELLTQYLDEHPKTANAIIDKAMSAARAREAARKARDLTRKKSALDVAALPGKLADCSLSDPALCEIYLVEGDSAGGSAKQGRKRDFQAILPLRGKIINVEKARFDKVLNNEEIRTIITAIGTGIKEEFDLAKTRYHKIIIMTDADVDGAHIRTLLLTFFYRQMPELIDAGYMYIAQPPLYRVAKGKEEFYAYSEKERDGYAERLGGPEGRGNIMIQRYKGLGEMNPEQLWKTTMDPETRTMLRVTMEDAVLADQTFQTLMGDEVEPRRLFIETNARFVSNLDI, from the coding sequence ATGGCGAACAGCAGCGCAGAGTCCGACAACGAGTACGGCGCAGGACAAATCACCGTACTCAAGGGACTCGAAGCAGTCCGCAAGCGCCCCGGTATGTATATCGGGTCCACGTCGGCGCGCGGCCTGCACCACCTGGTGTACGAAGTCGTAGACAACTCCATCGACGAAGCGCTGGCCGGTTTTGCCGACCGCGTGGTCGTGACCATTCATCCCGATGATTCCATCAGCGTGGAAGACAATGGTCGCGGCATTCCGGTCGACATGCACCCGGTGGAGAAGATGCCGGGTGTTGAACTGGCCATGACGGTGCTGCACGCCGGCGGCAAGTTCGACAAGGACACGTACAAAGTGTCCGGCGGTCTGCACGGCGTTGGCGTGTCGGTGGTGAACGCGCTGTCCACCCAGCTCAAGGTGTGGATCAAGCGCGACGGCAAGGAGCATTACATGGACTTCGAACGCGGCATTACGCAGACGAAGCTCAAGGTGATGCGCCAGGTGGGGGCCAAGGAAACGGGTACCCGCGTGTGGTTCAAGCCGGACGGCGAAATCTTCCAGGAAACGCTGCGTTACGACTGGACCACGCTGGCGAGCCGTCTGCGCGAACTGGCGTTCCTGAACAAGGGCATCCAGATCACGCTGCGCGACGAGCGCGAAGATGAGCTCAAGGATGGCCAGCCGCGCGAAGAGATCTTCTTTGCCCGCGGTGGTCTGCGCGAGTTTGTCACGTATCTCATTGGCAACAAGAAGCCGTTGCACCCCGATGTCGTGTACATCGACACCACGCGTGAAGACATCGGTATCGAGATGGCGCTGCAGTACAACGACAGCTACGCCGAAAACGTGTTCTCCTTCGTGAACAACATCAACACGCACGAAGGCGGTACGCACCTCACCGGCTTCAAGAGCGCGCTCACGTCCGTCATCAACAAGTACATCCAGGACAAGTCGAATCTCAACAAGAAGGACAAAGAGACGCGACTGTCCGGTGACGACGTGCGCGAAGGGCTTACGGCGGTGCTGTCGGTCAAGGTGCTGGAGCCGCAGTTCGAAGGGCAAACCAAGACGAAGCTCGGCAACTCCGAAGCCGAAGGGGCCGTGCGCAGTGTCATGAACGAACTGCTCACGCAGTACCTCGATGAGCACCCCAAGACGGCCAACGCCATCATCGACAAGGCCATGTCGGCGGCGCGGGCACGCGAAGCGGCGCGCAAGGCGCGCGACCTGACGCGCAAGAAGTCGGCGCTCGACGTGGCGGCACTCCCCGGCAAGCTGGCCGACTGCTCCCTCTCCGACCCGGCGCTCTGCGAGATCTACCTTGTTGAGGGTGACTCGGCCGGCGGTTCGGCCAAGCAGGGGCGCAAGCGTGACTTCCAGGCCATCCTGCCGCTGCGCGGCAAGATCATCAACGTGGAAAAGGCGCGCTTCGACAAGGTGCTGAACAACGAAGAAATCCGCACCATCATCACGGCGATCGGCACCGGCATCAAGGAAGAGTTCGATCTCGCCAAGACGCGGTACCACAAGATCATCATCATGACGGACGCCGACGTCGACGGCGCGCACATCCGGACCCTGCTGCTCACGTTCTTCTACCGGCAGATGCCGGAGCTGATTGACGCGGGGTACATGTACATCGCGCAGCCGCCGCTGTACCGGGTGGCCAAGGGCAAGGAAGAGTTCTACGCATACTCCGAAAAGGAGCGCGACGGCTATGCGGAACGCCTTGGTGGACCGGAAGGGCGTGGCAACATCATGATCCAGCGCTACAAGGGGTTGGGTGAAATGAACCCCGAGCAGCTCTGGAAGACGACCATGGATCCGGAAACACGCACCATGCTGCGCGTCACCATGGAAGACGCCGTGCTCGCTGACCAGACGTTCCAGACGCTGATGGGCGACGAAGTAGAGCCCCGCCGCCTGTTCATCGAGACCAACGCCCGATTCGTGAGCAATCTCGATATCTGA
- a CDS encoding thymidine phosphorylase, giving the protein MEARTLIERKRDGGRIQPAEWRALMIQYAAGDVPDYQMAALAMAIFFVGLDREELGALTNAMLDSGASLDLDHLKMGRVDKHSTGGVGDKVSLVLAPLVAACGVAVPMMSGRGLGHTGGTLDKLEAIPGFRTDLSLAVATRQIEQLGCALIGQTREIAPADRKLYALRDATATVESIPLIAASIMSKKLAEGLTGLVLDVKRGSGAFLPELDRGLELAQTMIALGADHGCPVVALLTAMDRPLGRACGNAIEVEESIAALRGEGPADLMSVTYALGAEMLVLGGAASDRNEARRRMEVAISSGRAARKFQEIIEAQGGNPAVVDDPGLLPQAAECELFVAPRDGVVAQVEPRAIGRGITALGGGRTKVEDTVDPAVGFVITARPGDVVRAGEPLATIFARNEAGVAAGVASLKEAIRIADEADPPLPLISHRVTEAGVQLWDED; this is encoded by the coding sequence ATGGAAGCACGGACTCTGATCGAACGGAAGCGCGATGGCGGGCGAATTCAGCCGGCCGAATGGCGTGCGCTCATGATACAGTACGCGGCGGGCGATGTGCCCGACTATCAAATGGCGGCGCTCGCCATGGCCATCTTTTTTGTCGGCCTCGATCGCGAAGAGCTTGGCGCGCTCACCAATGCCATGCTCGACAGCGGGGCCTCGCTCGATCTGGACCATCTCAAGATGGGGCGGGTGGACAAACACTCCACCGGTGGTGTTGGCGACAAGGTCTCGCTGGTGCTGGCCCCCCTCGTGGCCGCCTGCGGGGTTGCCGTCCCCATGATGTCCGGGCGCGGCCTGGGGCACACCGGTGGCACGCTCGACAAGCTTGAGGCCATCCCGGGGTTCCGCACCGATCTCTCGCTGGCCGTGGCCACCCGGCAGATTGAACAGCTGGGATGCGCCTTGATCGGACAGACGCGCGAAATTGCCCCGGCCGATCGGAAACTGTATGCCCTACGGGACGCCACGGCCACCGTGGAGAGCATTCCGCTCATCGCCGCCAGCATCATGTCCAAAAAACTGGCCGAAGGACTCACCGGGCTGGTGCTCGACGTAAAGCGCGGGTCGGGGGCCTTCCTGCCGGAGCTTGACCGTGGGCTGGAACTGGCGCAGACCATGATCGCCCTCGGCGCTGACCACGGCTGCCCGGTGGTTGCCCTCCTCACCGCCATGGACCGTCCGTTGGGGCGGGCCTGCGGGAACGCCATTGAGGTGGAAGAGTCAATTGCAGCACTGCGCGGCGAAGGACCGGCTGATCTGATGTCGGTGACCTATGCCCTGGGGGCTGAAATGCTGGTCCTGGGCGGCGCTGCCAGTGACCGCAACGAGGCGAGGCGTCGCATGGAGGTGGCCATTTCCAGCGGACGGGCGGCCCGGAAGTTTCAGGAGATCATTGAGGCGCAGGGGGGAAATCCGGCCGTCGTGGATGATCCGGGGCTGTTGCCGCAAGCCGCCGAGTGCGAACTGTTCGTGGCCCCCCGCGATGGGGTCGTGGCCCAGGTGGAGCCGCGGGCCATTGGCCGGGGCATCACGGCCCTGGGCGGCGGGCGCACCAAGGTGGAAGACACCGTTGACCCGGCGGTGGGCTTCGTCATTACCGCGCGACCCGGTGATGTGGTTCGGGCCGGCGAGCCGTTGGCGACGATCTTTGCCCGCAATGAAGCGGGGGTGGCGGCGGGGGTGGCGTCGCTCAAGGAGGCCATTCGTATCGCCGACGAGGCGGACCCGCCCCTGCCGCTCATTTCGCACCGAGTCACCGAAGCCGGCGTGCAGCTCTGGGACGAGGACTGA
- a CDS encoding cytochrome c peroxidase, whose amino-acid sequence MPRRVLTLAGIAVLATACAGDSPTQSVTPTPTTPVTTPTTNTDAITVASANAPQAAMVGVPFRYDASKGGAVFTDPRKTGLTYTVTFAGASNGLSATGCEIGGTPVAPGLQSVTVTARDTTGRTASQQFTVVVFSADLTAPTLPVSSFAYSDARVPLPRHFTQNAAGGGGSPVGADNTPATNAITDAGATLGRVLFYDRRLSLNDGVSCASCHQQAFAFSDTAVLSTGFQGGRTGRHSMGLANARFYNGGRFFWDERAASLEAQVLQPIQDVTEMGLTLEQLQTKLSLTAYYPALFEAAFGSREITTDRVARALSQYVRALTSTDSKFDRAFGANGVPNFEGTFTAQELLGQQLYSGRAGCARCHGTNAHISDGVHNTGLDASITDAGAGNGRFKAPSLRNVEVRAPYMHDGRFRTLEQVVDFYDRGVQNNPGLDPRLRTPGGQPLRLNLSLQERDALVAFMKTFTDRTFLSDPRLASPFR is encoded by the coding sequence ATGCCCCGGCGAGTATTGACGCTCGCGGGCATTGCGGTGCTCGCCACGGCCTGTGCCGGCGATTCCCCAACGCAGTCCGTCACGCCAACGCCAACCACTCCCGTCACCACGCCCACCACCAACACCGACGCCATCACGGTGGCCTCGGCCAACGCGCCACAGGCGGCGATGGTCGGTGTGCCGTTCCGTTATGACGCCAGCAAGGGTGGCGCTGTCTTTACCGATCCACGCAAAACCGGGTTGACCTACACCGTCACATTTGCCGGTGCCAGCAACGGACTGTCCGCCACCGGGTGCGAAATCGGAGGCACTCCGGTCGCACCAGGTCTGCAGTCGGTCACCGTGACGGCGCGGGACACTACAGGCCGCACCGCGTCACAACAGTTCACCGTGGTGGTGTTCAGCGCGGATCTCACCGCCCCAACGCTGCCGGTATCGTCCTTTGCCTATAGCGATGCGCGCGTTCCACTCCCGCGCCACTTCACCCAGAACGCTGCCGGTGGTGGTGGCAGTCCGGTGGGTGCCGACAATACGCCCGCGACCAATGCGATCACCGATGCCGGAGCCACGTTGGGGCGCGTGCTGTTCTACGATCGTCGCCTGTCACTGAACGACGGGGTGTCTTGCGCCTCGTGTCATCAGCAGGCATTTGCGTTCAGTGATACGGCGGTGTTGAGCACCGGCTTTCAGGGAGGACGTACGGGACGGCACAGTATGGGGTTGGCCAACGCCCGCTTCTATAACGGTGGCCGCTTCTTCTGGGATGAGCGCGCCGCGTCACTGGAAGCTCAGGTGCTGCAGCCCATTCAGGATGTCACCGAGATGGGGCTCACGCTCGAACAGCTGCAGACCAAACTGTCGCTCACCGCGTACTATCCGGCGCTGTTCGAAGCGGCCTTTGGATCGCGCGAAATCACCACGGACCGCGTCGCCCGGGCGCTGTCCCAGTACGTGCGCGCACTCACCAGTACCGACTCCAAGTTCGATCGCGCGTTTGGCGCCAACGGGGTGCCCAATTTCGAAGGCACATTCACGGCGCAGGAACTGCTGGGACAGCAGTTGTACAGCGGACGCGCCGGGTGCGCACGCTGCCACGGGACCAATGCGCATATCAGCGACGGCGTGCACAATACGGGGCTTGATGCGTCGATCACCGACGCCGGGGCTGGGAACGGCCGCTTCAAGGCCCCGTCGCTACGCAACGTGGAGGTCCGAGCGCCCTACATGCACGACGGACGCTTCCGTACGCTGGAGCAGGTGGTGGATTTCTACGACCGTGGGGTGCAGAACAATCCCGGGCTTGATCCCCGCTTGCGTACACCGGGCGGACAGCCGCTGCGGTTGAACCTTTCGCTGCAGGAGCGTGATGCGCTGGTGGCGTTCATGAAAACGTTCACCGATCGCACGTTTCTCTCGGATCCACGGCTGGCGTCGCCGTTCCGCTGA
- a CDS encoding YtxH domain-containing protein, with amino-acid sequence MYDRTDDHDGEQGQPGTRRLDGRALGIGLLIGAAIGAGAALLMAPAAGETTRRQLRRGARRLYERSSEAVSDLREDTDRMARRLARRGLKRSRELAREARSNVGL; translated from the coding sequence ATGTACGATCGCACGGATGATCACGACGGGGAACAGGGGCAGCCGGGCACACGTCGGCTGGATGGGCGGGCGCTGGGCATTGGCCTGTTGATTGGGGCGGCCATTGGCGCTGGTGCGGCGCTGCTGATGGCGCCGGCAGCAGGCGAGACCACCCGCCGGCAGCTTCGCCGCGGGGCCCGCCGCCTGTACGAGCGGAGTAGCGAGGCGGTGTCAGACCTGCGGGAGGACACCGATCGCATGGCCCGTCGGCTTGCTCGACGTGGGCTCAAGCGCAGTCGCGAACTGGCGCGCGAAGCCCGTAGCAACGTCGGATTGTAA
- a CDS encoding cytochrome c maturation protein CcmE: MKARNKFLLGGVLVLGTASYLMASSINETATYYLTPGELAAKVSDNPRFSKNGVKVGARVVTGTIKRDPGGRELTFVMTDGKQTYPVHYRGVTPDTFTDGVDIVVEGRLDSNGVFQATTLLAKCASRYENAPGQPGMPPAGGEHPASIPKA, encoded by the coding sequence GTGAAAGCTCGCAACAAGTTCCTGCTCGGCGGTGTGCTGGTGCTCGGCACTGCCTCGTATCTGATGGCCAGCTCGATCAACGAGACGGCCACCTACTACCTCACGCCCGGTGAGTTGGCCGCGAAAGTGTCGGACAACCCGCGGTTCTCGAAGAACGGCGTGAAAGTCGGCGCGCGCGTCGTGACCGGTACCATCAAGCGCGATCCGGGCGGTCGTGAACTCACCTTCGTCATGACGGACGGCAAGCAGACGTACCCGGTGCATTACCGTGGTGTCACGCCGGATACCTTCACCGATGGTGTCGATATCGTCGTGGAAGGCCGTCTCGACAGCAATGGTGTATTCCAGGCAACCACACTACTGGCCAAGTGCGCGTCGCGTTATGAGAACGCGCCCGGTCAGCCCGGTATGCCCCCTGCCGGCGGGGAACACCCCGCCTCGATTCCCAAGGCGTAA
- the mtnA gene encoding S-methyl-5-thioribose-1-phosphate isomerase produces the protein MLPLPAVGWSPDTRALRILDQRLLPAQEVVRDLTALADTIDAIRTLAVRGAPAIGVAAAIGLAVALETESGGNGAHARALLPEFSARLIAARPTAVNLAWAVQRLLRLAAETPDDQLVESLRVEAEVIRQEDLAMCAAIGRHGLTLIPDGARVLTHCNAGALATAGMGTALAPLYAAHAAGRLVTVYADETRPLRQGARLTAWELSRAGINVTVLPDGAAASLIAQRQVDLVIVGADRITANGDVANKVGTYGVALAAKAHGVPFYVAAPWSTIDAATPTGRDIVIEYRDAEELGELPPGVPAWNPAFDVTPRSFVTAYLTDRGMVSPPFALLSPTV, from the coding sequence GTGCTTCCTCTCCCTGCCGTCGGGTGGTCTCCCGACACACGTGCCCTGCGCATTCTCGACCAGCGGTTACTCCCGGCGCAGGAGGTCGTGCGCGATCTCACGGCGCTCGCCGACACCATTGACGCCATTCGCACGTTGGCGGTGCGCGGGGCTCCGGCCATCGGGGTGGCGGCGGCGATCGGACTGGCGGTGGCGCTGGAAACGGAAAGTGGCGGTAACGGTGCGCATGCCCGTGCGCTCTTGCCCGAGTTCAGCGCCCGGCTCATTGCGGCACGTCCAACGGCTGTGAATCTGGCGTGGGCGGTGCAGCGGCTCCTGCGATTGGCCGCTGAGACACCGGACGACCAGTTGGTGGAATCGCTGCGGGTGGAAGCCGAAGTCATTCGGCAGGAAGATCTGGCGATGTGCGCGGCCATCGGTCGCCACGGCCTGACCCTCATTCCCGACGGGGCACGCGTGCTGACGCATTGCAACGCCGGGGCATTGGCCACGGCCGGGATGGGCACCGCCCTCGCGCCGCTCTATGCGGCACACGCCGCCGGCCGTCTGGTCACGGTGTACGCCGACGAAACACGTCCCCTGCGTCAGGGAGCCCGCCTCACGGCATGGGAGCTGTCGCGGGCCGGCATCAACGTGACCGTGCTTCCTGATGGCGCGGCGGCCTCGCTCATTGCGCAGCGCCAGGTGGACCTCGTCATTGTGGGCGCCGACCGGATTACCGCCAACGGAGACGTCGCCAACAAAGTGGGCACCTACGGTGTGGCGCTGGCGGCCAAGGCCCACGGGGTGCCGTTTTACGTCGCGGCACCCTGGAGTACCATCGATGCCGCTACGCCAACCGGGCGGGATATTGTGATCGAGTATCGTGACGCGGAGGAGCTCGGAGAGCTTCCGCCCGGAGTGCCGGCGTGGAATCCGGCCTTCGATGTCACCCCCCGATCGTTCGTCACCGCTTACCTCACCGACCGCGGCATGGTTTCGCCGCCCTTCGCGCTACTCTCGCCAACGGTCTGA
- a CDS encoding enoyl-CoA hydratase-related protein — MSYQFLTFEVADRIATITVNRPDKLNALNDATIAELGRAIDEAIGRDDVAGVLLTGAGRAFVAGADISELQSQSPLEAQRRARAGQAIFRRFETSPKPTMAVINGFALGGGCELAMACHLRMASEKAKLGQPEVKLGIVPGYGGTQRLPRLVGRGAALKLLLTGDMIDAAEALRLGLVDQVAAPDALMDTARTLLAAMIVNAPLALAGCIEAVDRGLGVTLEEGCTIESDFFGLLSATADMKEGMRAFLDKRPPTFTGR, encoded by the coding sequence ATGTCCTACCAGTTCCTGACCTTTGAGGTCGCCGATCGGATTGCCACGATCACGGTGAACCGGCCCGACAAACTCAATGCCCTGAACGACGCCACAATTGCCGAACTGGGCCGCGCGATTGATGAGGCCATTGGTCGCGACGATGTGGCGGGTGTCCTGCTCACCGGTGCGGGGCGCGCGTTTGTCGCCGGCGCCGACATTTCCGAGCTGCAGAGTCAGTCACCGCTTGAGGCCCAGCGGCGCGCACGCGCCGGTCAGGCCATCTTTCGGCGGTTTGAGACGAGCCCCAAGCCCACCATGGCCGTGATCAACGGCTTCGCGCTTGGCGGAGGGTGTGAGTTGGCCATGGCCTGTCACCTCCGCATGGCCAGCGAGAAGGCCAAGCTGGGGCAGCCGGAGGTCAAGTTGGGCATTGTGCCGGGATACGGGGGCACGCAGCGTCTGCCGCGCCTGGTGGGTCGAGGTGCCGCGCTCAAACTGCTGTTGACGGGCGACATGATCGATGCCGCCGAAGCGTTGCGCCTGGGGTTGGTGGATCAGGTTGCGGCTCCCGATGCACTCATGGACACCGCACGCACACTGCTCGCCGCCATGATCGTGAACGCGCCGTTGGCGCTCGCCGGTTGCATTGAGGCGGTGGACCGCGGCCTGGGTGTCACGCTCGAAGAGGGGTGCACCATCGAATCCGATTTCTTTGGCCTGCTCTCGGCCACGGCCGATATGAAGGAAGGGATGCGCGCGTTTCTCGATAAGCGCCCGCCCACCTTCACGGGTCGCTGA
- the glpK gene encoding glycerol kinase GlpK, which produces MSVLAIDQGTTGTTCLVIAKDGRVVGRAYREITQHYPAPGWVEHDAHEILERTLDAAREAMANAQQAGANAPVTIGITNQRETIVLWERATGRAVHRAIVWQDRRTAERCAALAPKAARIGELTGLVTDPYFSATKLEWLLAQGNNQARADAGELCAGTIDSWLVWHLTGGAVHVTDHTNASRTMLYDLHAKEWSAELCLEFNVPVQLLPTVVPSSGTVGRSTLATLGAELPIMGIAGDQQAALFGQGGWSAGDGKNTYGTGAFLLLNTGAHRPPSGSGLLTTIACDERGHPVYALEASIFIAGAAVQWLRDGLGIIAASAETEALAAGLSSNDEVYFVPALVGLGAPDWEPNARGTIVGLTRGTTRAHFARAALEAMAYATRDVLGDMREQGQVPFDRLRVDGGASGNNWLMQFQADVLGVPVDRPDMVETTALGAAGLAGLAAGVWQSGEEFLASRQFTRFTPTETGSASAALAYGGWRRAVRAALAWARDRD; this is translated from the coding sequence ATGTCCGTCCTTGCCATCGATCAGGGTACCACCGGGACCACCTGTCTCGTGATTGCGAAAGACGGTCGCGTCGTCGGGCGCGCCTACCGCGAAATCACCCAGCACTATCCGGCACCAGGGTGGGTAGAGCACGATGCGCACGAAATTCTCGAGCGCACGCTGGATGCGGCGCGGGAAGCCATGGCCAATGCGCAGCAGGCCGGGGCCAACGCGCCGGTCACCATTGGCATCACGAATCAGCGTGAGACCATCGTGCTGTGGGAGCGGGCAACCGGACGCGCGGTGCATCGGGCCATTGTGTGGCAGGACCGACGCACCGCCGAACGATGCGCCGCGCTGGCGCCGAAGGCGGCTCGCATTGGCGAACTGACGGGCCTGGTGACTGACCCGTACTTCAGTGCCACGAAACTGGAGTGGCTGCTGGCGCAGGGAAACAACCAGGCGCGGGCTGACGCGGGCGAGCTGTGTGCCGGCACCATCGACAGCTGGCTGGTGTGGCATCTTACAGGTGGGGCGGTCCACGTCACAGACCATACCAACGCCTCCCGGACCATGCTCTACGACCTTCACGCCAAGGAGTGGAGCGCCGAACTGTGTCTCGAGTTCAACGTGCCGGTACAACTGCTCCCCACGGTCGTCCCCTCCAGCGGTACGGTTGGGCGTTCCACGTTGGCCACGCTGGGCGCAGAGTTGCCCATTATGGGGATTGCCGGGGACCAGCAGGCGGCGCTCTTCGGACAGGGTGGATGGAGTGCCGGTGACGGGAAAAACACCTATGGAACGGGCGCCTTTCTGCTCCTCAATACGGGCGCCCACCGCCCACCGTCCGGATCGGGGTTGCTGACCACGATCGCCTGTGACGAACGCGGGCATCCGGTGTATGCCTTGGAGGCCTCCATCTTCATCGCGGGTGCCGCGGTCCAATGGCTCCGCGACGGACTGGGGATCATCGCGGCCAGTGCCGAGACGGAAGCGCTGGCGGCGGGCCTCAGCTCAAACGACGAGGTGTATTTCGTGCCGGCACTGGTGGGGTTGGGGGCTCCGGACTGGGAGCCGAACGCGCGGGGGACCATCGTGGGACTTACTCGGGGCACCACCCGAGCCCATTTCGCGCGGGCAGCCCTGGAGGCCATGGCGTACGCCACCCGTGATGTGCTGGGGGATATGCGGGAGCAGGGGCAGGTACCCTTTGATCGTTTGCGGGTCGACGGGGGGGCGTCGGGGAACAACTGGCTCATGCAGTTCCAGGCCGATGTGCTCGGGGTCCCGGTCGATCGCCCTGATATGGTAGAGACGACGGCGCTCGGTGCGGCCGGCTTGGCCGGGCTGGCGGCCGGGGTGTGGCAGTCCGGCGAGGAGTTTCTGGCCAGTCGCCAGTTCACCCGGTTCACCCCGACGGAAACCGGATCCGCCTCGGCGGCCTTGGCCTATGGAGGATGGCGTCGTGCGGTTCGGGCGGCCTTGGCCTGGGCGCGCGACCGTGATTGA